The following coding sequences lie in one Cupriavidus sp. WKF15 genomic window:
- the murA gene encoding UDP-N-acetylglucosamine 1-carboxyvinyltransferase, translating into MDKFQIQGNGPLKGEIRVSGAKNAALPILCAGLLTADTVTIDNVPNLQDTRTMLKLLRQMGMHAEMTGATATLKGTDINSPEAPYELVKTMRASILVLGPLVARFGEARVSLPGGCGIGARPVDQHIKGLQAMGAEIAIEHGFIHARASRLKGARVVTDMITVTGTENLLMAATLAEGETVLENAAREPEVTDLANLLVKMGAKIDGIGTDRLVVQGVDKLHGARHSVVADRIEAGTFLCAAAATLGDLVLRDIPPLILDAVLIKLREAGANVETGDDWIRLSMPRRAQAVSFRTSEYPAFPTDMQAQFMALNAVAEGTARITETIFENRFMHVQELNRLGANITAEGNTAVVTGVPRLSGANVMATDLRASASLVIAGLVADGDTVIDRIYHLDRGYDRMEDKLSAVGAKIRRIA; encoded by the coding sequence ATGGACAAATTCCAGATCCAGGGCAATGGCCCGCTCAAAGGCGAGATCCGTGTTTCCGGCGCCAAGAACGCCGCGCTGCCGATCCTCTGCGCCGGCTTGCTGACGGCGGACACCGTCACCATCGACAACGTGCCGAACCTGCAGGACACGCGCACCATGCTCAAGCTGCTGCGGCAGATGGGCATGCATGCCGAGATGACGGGCGCCACCGCCACGCTGAAGGGCACCGACATCAATTCGCCCGAAGCGCCGTATGAGCTGGTGAAGACCATGCGCGCGTCGATCCTGGTGCTCGGCCCGCTGGTCGCGCGCTTCGGCGAGGCGCGCGTCTCGCTGCCCGGCGGATGCGGCATCGGCGCGCGTCCGGTGGACCAGCACATCAAGGGCCTGCAGGCCATGGGGGCCGAGATCGCGATCGAGCACGGCTTCATCCATGCCCGCGCCAGCCGCTTGAAGGGCGCGCGCGTGGTGACGGACATGATCACCGTGACCGGCACGGAAAACCTGCTGATGGCCGCGACCCTCGCCGAAGGCGAGACGGTGCTGGAAAACGCCGCGCGCGAGCCCGAGGTGACCGATCTCGCGAACCTGCTCGTCAAGATGGGCGCGAAGATCGACGGCATCGGCACCGACCGGCTGGTCGTGCAGGGCGTCGACAAGCTGCATGGCGCGCGGCACTCGGTCGTCGCCGACCGCATCGAGGCCGGCACCTTCCTGTGCGCGGCCGCGGCCACGCTGGGCGACCTGGTCCTGCGCGACATTCCGCCGCTGATCCTGGACGCCGTGCTGATCAAGCTGCGCGAGGCCGGCGCCAACGTGGAAACCGGCGATGACTGGATCCGCCTGTCGATGCCGCGCCGTGCCCAGGCCGTGAGCTTCCGCACCTCGGAATACCCGGCTTTCCCGACCGACATGCAGGCGCAGTTCATGGCGCTGAACGCCGTGGCCGAGGGCACCGCGCGCATTACCGAGACGATCTTCGAAAACCGCTTCATGCACGTGCAGGAGCTGAACCGCCTGGGTGCCAATATCACGGCGGAAGGCAACACGGCCGTGGTGACCGGCGTGCCGCGCCTGTCCGGCGCCAACGTGATGGCGACCGACCTGCGCGCCTCGGCGAGCCTGGTGATTGCCGGCCTGGTGGCCGACGGCGACACCGTGATCGACCGCATCTATCACCTGGACCGCGGCTACGACCGCATGGAAGACAAGCTGTCGGCAGTTGGCGCCAAGATCCGCCGCATTGCCTGA
- a CDS encoding BolA family protein translates to MLPTPEQVRDYIAQGLPCEHLEVEGDGQHFFATIVSAEFDGKRLIQRHQRVYAALGDRMRAEIHALSMKTLTPAEWQAGAGK, encoded by the coding sequence ATGCTGCCTACTCCGGAACAAGTCAGGGATTACATTGCCCAAGGGTTGCCCTGCGAACACCTGGAAGTCGAGGGTGACGGCCAGCACTTCTTTGCCACCATCGTCAGCGCCGAGTTCGACGGCAAGCGGCTGATCCAGCGTCACCAGCGCGTGTACGCCGCGCTCGGCGACCGCATGCGTGCCGAGATCCATGCGCTGTCGATGAAGACCCTCACGCCGGCCGAGTGGCAGGCGGGCGCCGGCAAATAA